In Mastomys coucha isolate ucsf_1 unplaced genomic scaffold, UCSF_Mcou_1 pScaffold5, whole genome shotgun sequence, one genomic interval encodes:
- the Tsr1 gene encoding pre-rRNA-processing protein TSR1 homolog has product MAAHRSGPLKQQNKAHKGGRHHGGGSAQRDSKGRVGPKVLCKKLKKQLSRVDQRHRASQLRKQKREAVLAEKRQLGSKDGPPHQVLVVPLHNRISLPEAFKLLQNEDMGTVCLNERGSSHSFMLLCPSLKHRWFFTYARPGDLHTLLDMAKVADTILFLLDPLEGWDSTGDYCLSCLFAQGLPTYTLAVQGLSGLPPKKQIDARKKLNKTVEKRFPEDKLLLLDTQQESGMLLRQLANQKQRRLAFRDRRAYLFAHVADFVPSEESDLVGTLKISGYVRGRTLNVNSLLHIVGHGDFQMSQIDAPVDPFPLNPRVIKSQKKPRMAMEVCVTDAAAAMEEDLKVLMKADPDQQETLQTEVIPDPMEGEQTWPTEEELDEANDLLKQRSRVVKKVPKGTSNYQAEWILDEGDESDGEGDEYDDIQHEDFMEEESQDGSGEEEEEECETMTLGESVRDDLYDEKVDEEDEERMLEKYKQERLEEMFPDEMDTPRDVAARIRFQKYRGLKSFRTSPWDPKENLPRDYARIFQFQNFVNTRKRIFKEIEEKEAEGAEVGWYVTLHVSDVPVSVVEYFRQGAPLIAFSLLPYEQKMSVLNMVVSRNPGNTEPVKAKEELIFHCGFRRFRASPLFSQHTAADKHKFQRFLTADAALVVTVFAPITFPPASVLLFKQRRNGMHSLIATGHLFSVDPDRMVIKRVVLSGHPFKIFTKMAVVRYMFFNREDVMWFKPVELRTKWGRRGHIKEPVGTHGHMKCSFDGKLKSQDTVLMNLYKRVFPKWTYDPFVPEPVPWVKSDISSTVSEVDME; this is encoded by the exons ATGGCGGCTCACCGGTCCGGGCCGCTGAAGCAGCAGAATAAAGCTCATAAGGGCGGGCGGCACCACGGCGGCGGGTCCGCACAACGGGACAGCAAAG GCCGTGTAGGACCGAAAGTCCTGTGCAAGAAGCTGAAGAAGCAGCTCAGCCGAGTAGACCAGAGGCATCGCGCCAGCCAGCTCCGAAAGCAGAAGAGGGAGGCG GTTCTGGCAGAGAAGAGGCAGCTGGGCAGCAAGGATGGGCCTCCACATCAAGTGCTGGTGGTGCCTCTGCACAACAGGATCTCCCTACCAGAGGCATTTAAACTGCTTCAGAATGAAGACATGGGAACAGTGTGTTTGAATGAACGAGGAAGCAGCCATAGTTTTATGCTTCTATGTCCTAGCTTGAAACATCGATGGTTTTTCACATATGCAAGGCCAG GGGATCTGCATACACTATTAGACATGGCTAAAGTTGCTGATACCATCCTGTTCCTCCTGGACCCACTAGAAGGCTGGGACAGTACTGGGGATTACTGTCTGTCTTGCCTCTTTGCTCAGGGCCTTCCCACCTATA caCTAGCTGTCCAGGGCCTTTCTGGCCTCCcaccaaagaaacaaatagatgccagaaagaagttaaataaaacaGTGGAGAAGCGCTTTCCTGAAGACAAACTCCTGCTACTAGACACCCAGCAGGAATCGGGAATGTTACTTAGACAGTTGGCTAACCAGAAGCAACGGCGTCTTGCTTTTCGAGATCGGCGAGCTTACTTGTTTGCCCATGTTGCTGACTTCGTGCCTAGTGAGGAGAGTGACTTAGTGGGCACCTTGAAAATCTCAGGTTATGTTCGTGGGAGGACTCTGAACGTAAATAGCCTGCTGCATATTGTTGGACATGGTGATTTCCAAATGAGTCAAATAGATGCTCCTGTGGACCCTTTCCCTTTAAATCCTAGAGTGATTAAATCCCAAAAGAAACCACGCATGGCAATGGAG GTTTGTGTTACAGACGCTGCTGCTGCCATGGAAGAAGACCTTAAGGTTCTGATGAAGGCAGACCCGGATCAACAAGAGACCTTACAAACAGAGGTTATTCCAGATCCAATGGAAGGAGAGCAGACCTGGCCCACTGAGGAGGAGCTGGACGAGGCAAACG ACTTACTGAAGCAGCGTTCCAGGGTGGTAAAGAAAGTCCCTAAAGGAACATCTAATTACCAGGCTGAGTGGATTCTGGATGAAGGTGATGAAAGTGATGGGGAAGGTGATGAATATGATGATATACAGCATGAAGATTTCATGGAAGAGGAGTCTCAG GATGGGagtggtgaggaggaagaggaggaatgtgAAACTATGACTCTCGGGGAGTCTGTGCGTGATGATCTATACGATGAGAAAGTAGATGAAGAGGACGAGGAGAGAATGTTGgagaaatacaaacaagaaaGACTGGAAGAGATGTTTCCAGATGAAATGGATACCCCCCGTGATGTGGCCGCTAGAATTCG ATTTCAGAAATATAGAGGCCTCAAGAGCTTCCGGACATCTCCTTGGGACCCTAAAGAAAACCTTCCTAGAGATTATGCTCGTATATTTCAGTTTCAGAATTTTGTTAATACTAGAAAAAGAATCTTTAAAGAGATTGAGGAAAaagaagctgaaggagctgag GTTGGTTGGTATGTCACACTCCATGTTTCTGATGTCCCTGTCTCAGTGGTTGAGTATTTCAGGCAAGGAGCGCCCTTGATTGCATTTTCACTGCTACCTTACGAACAGAAG ATGTCAGTATTGAACATGGTGGTGAGCCGGAACCCTGGCAACACGGAACCTGTGAAGGCCAAAGAAGAACTGATCTTCCACTGTGGATTCAGGCGTTTCCGAGCTTCGCCTTTATTCTCTCAGCACACAGCAG CTGATAAACATAAATTTCAAAGATTCCTGACTGCTGATGCAGCCTTAGTGGTGACAGTGTTTGCGCCAATCACATTCCCTCCTGCATCTGTGCTGCTCTTCAAGCAGAGAAGAAATG GAATGCACAGCCTCATTGCTACAGGCCATCTGTTTTCAGTGGATCCAGACAGAATGGTCATAAAGAGAGTGGTTCTAAGCGGtcatccttttaaaatttttactaagaTGGCAGTAGTGCGTTACATGTTCTTCAATAGAG AGGATGTGATGTGGTTTAAGCCTGTGGAACTGAGAACCAAGTGGGGCCGCCGGGGACACATCAAAGAGCCTGTAG GTACCCATGGCCATATGAAGTGCAGTTTTGATGGGAAACTAAAATCTCAGGATACAGTATTAATGAATCTCTATAAGCGAGTATTTCCCAAATGGACTTATGACCCATTTGTACCAGAACCAGTACCTTGGGTTAAAAGTGACATCTCTTCAACAGTGTCTGAAGTAGACATGGAATAA